The following proteins come from a genomic window of Maribacter sp. HTCC2170:
- the rfbA gene encoding glucose-1-phosphate thymidylyltransferase RfbA: MKGIILAAGTGTRLHPLTLVVSKQLMPVFDKPMIYYPLATLMWAGIREIMIITTPKDKLLFQELLGDGSQLGCIFEYATQEEPNGLAEAFIIAEEFIGSSKVALVLGDNIFYGSGLAKLLTESIDPDGGIIFGYHVKDPKRYGVVNFDKAGNALSIEEKPKQPKSNYAVPGIYFYDNHVISIAKGIKPSKRGELEITDINKVYLEQGKLKVSVLDRGTAWLDTGTFDSLLQASQFVEVIESRQGLKIGAIEEVAYRMGYISEKQLADLAEPLVKSGYGSYLLDIE, encoded by the coding sequence ATGAAGGGAATAATTCTTGCTGCAGGCACTGGTACACGGTTACATCCTTTGACTTTGGTTGTGAGTAAACAGCTTATGCCAGTTTTTGATAAGCCAATGATTTATTATCCTTTGGCTACTCTGATGTGGGCCGGTATAAGGGAAATTATGATTATCACCACACCCAAAGACAAACTGTTGTTTCAAGAGCTCTTGGGAGACGGGTCACAATTGGGTTGTATTTTTGAGTATGCAACGCAAGAGGAACCAAATGGCCTCGCAGAAGCATTTATTATAGCAGAAGAATTCATTGGCAGTAGCAAAGTAGCTTTGGTTTTAGGAGATAATATTTTCTATGGATCTGGTTTGGCTAAGTTATTAACGGAGAGCATTGACCCTGATGGAGGAATAATTTTCGGATACCACGTAAAAGATCCAAAACGATATGGAGTGGTGAATTTTGATAAGGCGGGCAATGCCTTATCTATAGAAGAAAAGCCTAAGCAGCCAAAATCCAACTATGCTGTGCCCGGAATATATTTTTATGACAATCATGTAATCTCAATTGCGAAGGGCATTAAACCCAGTAAGAGGGGAGAATTGGAAATTACGGATATTAACAAGGTATACTTGGAACAAGGTAAACTAAAAGTGAGCGTGTTGGATAGGGGAACCGCATGGCTAGATACGGGAACATTTGATTCTCTTTTGCAAGCTTCTCAATTTGTTGAGGTCATAGAAAGTAGACAGGGCTTAAAGATAGGGGCTATTGAGGAAGTTGCTTATAGAATGGGATATATCTCCGAAAAACAATTGGCAGATTTGGCCGAGCCCTTAGTTAAAAGCGGTTATGGTTCGTATCTTCTCGATATAGAATAA
- the rfbD gene encoding dTDP-4-dehydrorhamnose reductase, translating to MKKKSILVTGASGQLGKCLRKIESDYPELSFVFKDASQLDITNKSAVFKLFDSFNFDFCINCAAYTNVNEAEKNPKQAFRINEEGTGNISELCRQKEVVLLHISTDYVFDGEKGTPYTKDDMPNPINEYGKSKLAGERQIQQTTRRYYIIRTSWLYSEFGKNFYTTILKLAKSNKILRVTDEQKGCPTNANNLAAYLMQIIGNEIVLDYGIVHFTDCEPMTWFDFAKNIIKENNLQNTVEVVRDKNNRTFVKRPKNSVLSIKNTQNQS from the coding sequence ATGAAGAAAAAATCAATTCTTGTAACAGGTGCTTCAGGTCAATTAGGAAAGTGTCTCAGGAAAATCGAGAGTGATTATCCAGAACTTTCTTTTGTTTTTAAAGATGCATCCCAGCTGGATATAACCAATAAATCAGCAGTTTTTAAATTATTTGATTCTTTCAATTTTGATTTTTGTATTAATTGTGCAGCTTACACTAATGTAAACGAGGCTGAAAAAAACCCAAAACAAGCTTTTAGAATTAATGAAGAAGGCACTGGAAACATTTCTGAACTATGTAGGCAAAAAGAAGTTGTACTACTTCATATTTCAACCGATTACGTTTTTGATGGGGAGAAGGGTACTCCCTATACAAAAGATGATATGCCCAACCCTATAAACGAATACGGTAAATCCAAGTTAGCCGGGGAAAGACAGATCCAGCAAACGACGAGGAGATATTATATCATAAGAACCTCGTGGCTTTATTCTGAATTCGGTAAAAATTTTTATACGACCATTTTGAAATTGGCCAAATCAAACAAAATTCTAAGAGTTACCGATGAACAAAAAGGCTGCCCAACCAATGCTAATAATTTAGCAGCTTACTTGATGCAGATTATAGGTAATGAAATAGTGTTGGATTACGGCATCGTTCATTTTACGGATTGCGAACCAATGACGTGGTTTGATTTTGCAAAAAATATAATCAAAGAAAATAATTTACAAAACACCGTTGAGGTTGTTCGCGATAAGAATAATCGTACTTTTGTTAAAAGGCCAAAAAACAGCGTCCTAAGTATTAAAAATACTCAAAACCAGTCTTGA
- the rfbB gene encoding dTDP-glucose 4,6-dehydratase: MKLDNSLGKTVLITGGAGFIGSNFIKYFLAKNSKTKVVNLDKLTYAGNLENLGEIGNNDRYSFVEGDICDYHLVKTIFKEKSIKGLIHFAAESHVDNSIKDPNSFIKTNIEGTSVLLEVAKEFWLEEPNVPKGGFENSRFHHISTDEVYGSLGAEGVFTEESKYAPNSPYSASKAASDFLVRSYNHTYGLNIVTTNCSNNYGPNQHDEKLIPTVIRKALNDEPIPIYGDGKNVRDWLYVIDHCEALNTVFNKGRTGETYVIGGNCEYNNLYIAIKICDILDELEPKKNGKYQDQITFVENRLGHDYRYAIDFSKISEELNWEPKENFESGIRKTIKWYAQKYLGK, translated from the coding sequence ATGAAATTGGACAATAGCTTAGGTAAAACAGTACTGATAACTGGTGGAGCAGGTTTTATCGGCAGCAACTTCATAAAGTATTTTCTGGCAAAAAACAGCAAAACCAAAGTGGTGAATTTGGATAAGCTAACTTATGCGGGAAATCTTGAAAACCTTGGTGAAATAGGAAATAACGATAGATACAGCTTTGTTGAAGGGGATATTTGTGATTATCATTTGGTGAAAACCATTTTTAAGGAAAAGAGCATAAAAGGGCTCATACATTTTGCCGCAGAATCGCATGTAGACAACTCCATCAAGGATCCGAATAGTTTTATTAAGACCAATATAGAAGGGACTTCAGTTTTGTTGGAAGTGGCAAAAGAATTTTGGTTGGAAGAGCCCAATGTTCCAAAAGGAGGATTCGAAAATTCGCGATTTCATCATATTTCAACTGATGAGGTATATGGTAGTTTAGGTGCTGAAGGGGTGTTTACCGAAGAATCTAAATATGCCCCCAACAGTCCATATAGTGCTTCAAAGGCCGCATCTGATTTTCTCGTAAGAAGTTACAACCATACGTATGGACTGAATATTGTTACCACAAACTGTTCTAATAATTATGGTCCTAATCAGCATGATGAAAAATTAATACCAACTGTAATTCGAAAGGCCTTAAACGATGAACCAATACCAATTTACGGTGATGGTAAAAATGTTAGAGACTGGCTTTACGTGATAGATCATTGTGAAGCACTAAATACTGTTTTCAATAAAGGTAGAACAGGTGAAACTTATGTAATTGGTGGCAATTGTGAGTATAATAATCTGTACATTGCTATCAAGATATGCGATATTTTGGATGAACTTGAGCCTAAAAAAAACGGTAAATATCAAGATCAAATAACTTTTGTAGAGAATCGTTTAGGCCATGATTATAGATATGCAATTGATTTTTCAAAAATATCAGAAGAATTAAATTGGGAGCCAAAGGAAAATTTTGAATCTGGAATTCGAAAAACGATAAAATGGTATGCGCAAAAATATCTTGGAAAATAA
- the rfbC gene encoding dTDP-4-dehydrorhamnose 3,5-epimerase, whose product MKITPTKIKDCLLLEPNVFEDERGSFIESFKKQNLENALGFKIDFVQDNISISKKWVLRGLHFQINDYSQAKLINVVRGRVLDVVVDLRKDSATYGQHFKIELDSIDRKLLFIPKGMAHGFLSLADDTIFSYKCDAYYNQAAEGGIFYNDPDLAIDWEYPGNRFILSEKDLQLTPFKTI is encoded by the coding sequence TTGAAAATAACACCAACAAAAATCAAAGATTGCCTATTGCTGGAGCCAAATGTTTTTGAAGACGAAAGGGGCTCTTTTATCGAGTCCTTTAAAAAACAAAATCTAGAAAACGCCCTAGGTTTCAAAATTGATTTTGTTCAGGATAATATTTCTATTTCTAAAAAATGGGTTTTGAGGGGGTTGCATTTTCAAATCAATGATTATAGCCAAGCAAAACTCATTAATGTGGTAAGGGGTAGGGTTTTGGATGTTGTGGTCGACCTTAGAAAAGATAGTGCGACTTATGGCCAACATTTTAAAATAGAACTGGATTCGATAGACAGAAAACTGCTTTTTATACCAAAAGGTATGGCACATGGATTTTTAAGTCTGGCTGATGATACTATTTTTTCATATAAGTGTGATGCCTATTATAATCAGGCGGCTGAAGGAGGTATCTTTTATAATGACCCTGACCTTGCAATAGACTGGGAATACCCTGGGAATAGGTTTATTTTATCGGAAAAAGATTTACAATTAACCCCCTTTAAAACCATATGA